The following coding sequences are from one Eptesicus fuscus isolate TK198812 chromosome 7, DD_ASM_mEF_20220401, whole genome shotgun sequence window:
- the HIGD1C gene encoding HIG1 domain family member 1C, with protein MSSDNQWSADEDEGQLSRLIRKSRDSPFVPVGIAGFMTVVSYGLYKLKYRRNQKISIHLIHMRVAAQGFVVGAVTLGVLYSMYKDYIRPRFFNVSKK; from the exons ATGTCATCAGATAACCAGTGGTCAGCAGATGAGGACGAAGGTCAATTATCCCGACTGATCAGGAAATCTAGAGACTCGCCCTTTGTGCCTGTAG GGATAGCGGGCTTTATGACTGTGGTGTCCTATGGTCTTTACAAGTTAAAGTAcagaagaaatcagaaaatatcCATTCATCTTATTCACATGAGAGTTGCTGCCCAAGGATTTGTTGTAGGAGCTGTGACTCTAG GTGTTCTCTATTCTATGTATAAGGATTACATTAGGCCTCGATTCTTCAATGTGTCCAAAAAATGA